A region from the Amycolatopsis camponoti genome encodes:
- a CDS encoding GuaB3 family IMP dehydrogenase-related protein: MRDLVEIGMGRTARRAYDLDDVEIVPSRRTRSSSVVSTSWQIDAYRFDLPLVTHPTDAIVSPGTAVAVGELGGLGVLNAEGLWARHANVEDAIFQLVRAAEDLEDPTAVGRVLQELHAAPIRLDLLTEAIKTVRESGVTVAARVSPQHAAELTPDLIAAGVEILVVQGTIISAEHVQRDAEPLNLKDFIGRLDVPVIAGGVSDYRTAMHLMRTGAAGVIVGHGYTPGVTSTDRVLGIGVPMATAIIDAAAARRDYLDETGGRYVHVLADGGMTVSGDIAKAIACGADAVMLGSPLAAASDAPGQGLYWTAAAAHPSLPRSRVAAGPDYAVDLKTLLFGPSSDAEGVVNLFGALRRAMAKTGYSDLKEFQRVGLTVRR; the protein is encoded by the coding sequence GTGCGGGACCTGGTCGAGATCGGGATGGGCCGCACCGCGCGGCGGGCTTATGACCTCGACGACGTCGAGATCGTGCCGTCGCGGCGGACCCGGTCGTCTTCGGTGGTGTCCACCTCCTGGCAGATCGACGCCTACCGCTTCGACCTGCCGCTCGTCACGCACCCGACGGATGCGATCGTCTCGCCCGGGACCGCGGTCGCCGTCGGCGAGCTGGGCGGCCTGGGCGTGCTCAACGCCGAGGGTCTGTGGGCGCGGCACGCGAACGTCGAGGACGCCATCTTCCAGCTGGTCCGCGCGGCCGAGGACCTCGAGGACCCGACCGCGGTCGGGCGCGTGCTGCAGGAGCTGCACGCCGCGCCGATCCGGCTCGACCTGCTGACCGAGGCGATCAAGACCGTCCGCGAATCCGGCGTCACGGTCGCCGCGCGCGTCAGCCCGCAGCACGCCGCCGAGCTGACCCCGGACCTGATCGCGGCCGGCGTCGAGATCCTGGTCGTGCAGGGCACGATCATCTCGGCCGAGCACGTGCAGCGCGACGCCGAGCCGCTGAACCTCAAGGACTTCATCGGCCGCCTCGACGTGCCGGTGATCGCCGGCGGCGTCAGCGACTACCGCACGGCGATGCACCTGATGCGCACCGGCGCGGCCGGCGTCATCGTCGGCCACGGCTACACGCCGGGCGTGACGAGCACCGACCGCGTCCTCGGCATCGGCGTCCCGATGGCCACGGCGATCATCGACGCCGCGGCCGCCCGCCGCGACTACCTCGACGAGACCGGCGGCCGCTACGTGCACGTCCTGGCGGACGGCGGCATGACGGTCTCCGGCGACATCGCGAAGGCGATCGCGTGCGGAGCGGACGCCGTCATGCTCGGCTCACCGCTGGCCGCGGCGTCGGACGCACCGGGTCAGGGCCTGTACTGGACGGCGGCGGCCGCGCACCCGTCACTGCCGCGCTCGCGCGTGGCGGCCGGGCCGGACTACGCCGTCGACCTGAAGACCCTGCTGTTCGGGCCGTCGTCCGACGCGGAAGGCGTGGTGAACCTGTTCGGAGCGCTGCGTCGTGCGATGGCGAAGACGGGCTATTCGGACCTCAAGGAGTTCCAGCGGGTGGGGCTCACCGTCCGCCGGTGA
- a CDS encoding DUF397 domain-containing protein, which yields MGPQQLTGWRKSSHSHFEENACVEIGAGPGVVGVRDTKQSVPRPILVYSDNAFAAFLAHLTRQ from the coding sequence ATGGGCCCCCAGCAGCTCACCGGTTGGCGCAAGTCGAGCCACAGCCACTTCGAGGAGAACGCGTGCGTCGAGATCGGCGCCGGTCCGGGCGTGGTCGGCGTGCGGGACACCAAGCAGTCGGTGCCCCGCCCGATCCTCGTCTACTCCGACAACGCCTTCGCTGCGTTCCTCGCGCACCTCACCAGGCAATAG
- a CDS encoding DUF3558 family protein, which yields MRRLVRGSGSAPTRRRSANWPRTGTTWPTSSRKTARTQTGSLTPRAGPGVREPGLAKGTTYPFFEPLEPVDGYPLVAYDGVGDQRARGECTVAVGTSDTQTVDISVDQSEKNIGKNDPCEAARQVTAMVLGNAKAGS from the coding sequence GTGCGCCGGCTGGTTCGAGGGTCGGGTTCGGCTCCGACGAGGCGACGCTCCGCGAACTGGCCAAGGACCGGGACGACCTGGCCGACGAGTTCAAGGAAGACCGCAAGAACGCAAACAGGATCGCTCACGCCCAGGGCTGGGCCGGGAGTACGCGAGCCAGGGCTCGCGAAGGGGACGACCTATCCCTTTTTCGAGCCGCTGGAGCCCGTTGACGGGTATCCGCTGGTCGCTTACGACGGCGTCGGTGATCAGCGGGCCAGGGGCGAATGCACCGTCGCCGTGGGGACCAGTGATACGCAAACCGTCGACATCAGCGTTGATCAGTCCGAGAAGAACATCGGCAAGAACGACCCCTGCGAAGCTGCGCGCCAGGTCACGGCGATGGTGCTGGGCAATGCGAAGGCCGGGAGCTGA